One genomic segment of Prosthecobacter fusiformis includes these proteins:
- a CDS encoding M16 family metallopeptidase gives MIRLTCALLLICLSAAAEWPHEKSDLKPDPKATFGSLENGLRYVILPNAEPPGRASIRIYMDVGSLMEEDDQQGMAHYLEHMAFNGSRHFPGGEMVEYFQRLGMGFGADTNAHTSFKETVYMLELPKVEASMLGEGMQLFRDYLDGMALGEKDIDKERGIILSEKLSRDSIDYRTMLEGYKFALPDSLLPNRLPIGTEETIKTMQRSRFVEFYNKWYTPKRTVIVAVGDFKDVEAVKAEIEKNFKDAKPVGTDAEDPNLGKISAGRGLIAKLHTEMEAKAVDISVEMLRPAKNKPDSVATRREKMVRDLADEMINQRLSKLAKAENAPFISGESYSYEYLEFVEVIGIMGQCAPDQWKATLTLLESEIRRAVQHGFTDAEFEEAKASLLKTVELRAAQADSRKSRDLASGLVSILAAKKVITHPADDLARVKEALASLKKDECHAALAETWKGDDVQIFVGGNLKLEGDAAEQIKTVYNDSKAKPVEAPVQEETAAFAYTEFGTPGKIIHQAVESDLELTMATFENNVRVNIKPTPFEKGTVRVTLNFGGGKLSTPAGQQGIIPFAQSTFIMGGLKEHSVDDIRRIFASKSVGTDFSVGDEAFMLSGRTTPADLEAQLQLLTAYMTAPGYREEAQRQFQKNLEPMYVQLQHTAEGIMADKVVAFIHSDDPRFGFPPITTMQKRNLGELAAWLQKPLTEEYLEVSIVGDVEPKAVLDAVAKTLGALPKRAAEKPKFEKERSVPFPQGPVTKDMPFDTEIPKAIAAMYWPTNDMLDIKRTRRLSLLGSVLDDRLRIKVREELGETYSPACYHVASDTFTGYGYMTAMIECKPEQAASITELVIKIAAEVAEGPITDDEFERAQKPLMTQVEQMRRDNRYWSQNVVRNPQEHPERIEWAKNMLTDFQGITKEELQGLAKEFLMANRAVAVKVLPKEKK, from the coding sequence ATGATCCGACTTACCTGTGCCCTGCTCCTGATCTGTCTTTCTGCGGCTGCCGAATGGCCTCATGAAAAAAGCGACCTGAAACCTGATCCCAAGGCGACGTTTGGCAGTCTGGAAAACGGGCTGCGTTACGTCATCCTGCCGAATGCAGAACCCCCCGGACGCGCCAGCATCCGCATCTACATGGATGTGGGCTCTCTGATGGAAGAGGACGACCAGCAGGGCATGGCCCATTACCTGGAGCACATGGCCTTCAATGGCAGCCGTCATTTCCCCGGCGGTGAGATGGTGGAATACTTCCAGCGCCTGGGCATGGGCTTCGGTGCGGATACCAATGCCCACACCTCTTTCAAGGAAACCGTTTACATGCTGGAGCTGCCGAAAGTGGAAGCCTCCATGCTGGGCGAGGGCATGCAGCTTTTCCGTGATTACCTGGATGGCATGGCCCTGGGTGAAAAGGACATCGACAAGGAGCGCGGCATCATTTTGAGCGAGAAGCTCAGCCGGGACTCCATTGACTACCGCACGATGCTGGAAGGCTACAAGTTTGCCCTGCCAGACTCCCTGCTGCCCAACCGCCTGCCCATCGGCACGGAGGAGACTATCAAGACGATGCAGCGCTCCCGTTTTGTGGAGTTCTATAACAAATGGTACACACCGAAGCGCACCGTCATCGTCGCTGTGGGTGACTTCAAGGATGTCGAGGCGGTGAAGGCCGAGATCGAGAAAAACTTCAAAGATGCCAAGCCCGTCGGCACGGATGCTGAAGATCCAAACTTGGGCAAAATCAGCGCGGGCCGTGGCCTCATCGCCAAGCTCCATACGGAGATGGAAGCCAAAGCCGTGGACATCTCCGTGGAGATGCTTCGCCCGGCCAAAAACAAGCCGGACAGCGTGGCCACCCGCCGTGAAAAAATGGTCCGTGACCTGGCGGATGAAATGATCAACCAGCGCCTGTCAAAGCTGGCCAAGGCGGAGAACGCCCCCTTCATCAGCGGCGAATCTTACAGCTATGAATACCTGGAGTTTGTCGAGGTCATCGGCATCATGGGCCAGTGCGCCCCGGACCAGTGGAAGGCCACCCTGACACTGCTGGAAAGCGAAATCCGCCGGGCCGTGCAGCACGGTTTCACCGATGCCGAGTTTGAAGAGGCCAAGGCCTCCCTTCTGAAGACTGTGGAACTGCGTGCCGCCCAGGCCGACTCCCGCAAATCCCGTGACCTGGCCAGCGGACTGGTCAGCATCCTGGCCGCCAAAAAGGTGATCACCCACCCGGCCGATGACCTCGCACGGGTGAAGGAAGCCCTGGCCAGCCTGAAGAAGGACGAGTGCCACGCAGCCCTGGCAGAAACCTGGAAAGGTGACGATGTGCAGATCTTTGTGGGCGGAAATCTGAAGCTGGAAGGCGATGCCGCCGAGCAGATCAAAACCGTTTACAACGACAGCAAAGCCAAGCCTGTGGAAGCCCCTGTCCAGGAAGAAACAGCCGCCTTTGCCTACACCGAGTTTGGCACCCCAGGGAAGATCATCCATCAGGCCGTGGAAAGCGACCTGGAGCTGACGATGGCCACCTTTGAAAACAACGTCCGCGTTAACATCAAGCCGACGCCTTTTGAAAAAGGCACCGTGCGGGTGACGCTCAACTTTGGCGGTGGCAAGCTCAGCACTCCAGCCGGCCAGCAGGGCATCATCCCCTTTGCCCAGAGCACCTTCATCATGGGTGGTCTGAAGGAGCACAGCGTGGATGACATCCGCCGCATCTTCGCCAGCAAAAGCGTGGGCACGGACTTCAGCGTCGGTGATGAAGCCTTCATGCTGAGCGGCCGCACCACCCCGGCAGACCTGGAGGCCCAGTTGCAACTCCTGACTGCCTACATGACCGCCCCGGGTTATCGTGAGGAGGCCCAGCGCCAGTTCCAAAAGAACCTGGAGCCGATGTATGTGCAGCTCCAGCACACGGCGGAAGGCATCATGGCGGACAAGGTCGTGGCCTTCATCCACAGTGATGATCCCCGCTTTGGCTTCCCGCCTATCACCACGATGCAAAAGCGCAATCTGGGTGAGCTGGCAGCCTGGCTGCAAAAGCCGCTGACGGAAGAATACCTGGAAGTCTCCATCGTCGGTGATGTGGAGCCCAAGGCGGTCCTGGATGCCGTGGCCAAAACACTGGGCGCACTGCCGAAGCGTGCCGCTGAAAAACCGAAGTTTGAAAAAGAGCGCTCAGTCCCCTTCCCTCAGGGTCCGGTGACCAAGGACATGCCCTTCGATACCGAAATCCCTAAAGCCATCGCTGCGATGTACTGGCCCACCAATGACATGCTGGACATCAAGCGCACCCGCCGCCTGAGCCTGCTGGGCTCCGTGCTGGATGACCGCCTGCGCATCAAGGTGCGTGAGGAGCTGGGAGAAACCTACAGCCCCGCCTGCTACCATGTGGCCAGCGATACCTTCACTGGCTACGGTTACATGACCGCCATGATCGAGTGCAAACCAGAGCAGGCCGCTTCCATCACGGAGCTTGTTATCAAAATCGCCGCTGAAGTGGCTGAGGGTCCGATCACCGATGACGAGTTCGAGCGTGCGCAAAAACCCCTGATGACCCAGGTGGAGCAGATGCGCCGGGACAACCGTTATTGGTCGCAAAACGTCGTGCGCAATCCGCAGGAGCATCCAGAACGCATCGAATGGGCAAAGAACATGCTGACCGATTTCCAGGGCATCACCAAGGAAGAGCTTCAGGGCTTGGCCAAGGAGTTCCTGATGGCAAATCGTGCTGTGGCCGTGAAAGTGCTTCCCAAAGAGAAGAAGTGA
- a CDS encoding MFS transporter, with the protein MDPRPSSVSRTAWLIVGLLFPVALLNYLDRQMIASMKSSVMGEITDIGSEENWGHMLASFKWVYAIFSPIGGYIADRFSRKYTICGSLFIWSLITYLTGHVTSFQELYWARTAMGVSEAFYIPAALALIADFHTGPTRSRAVGVHQMGIYCGVMVGGFAGYAADWPDFGWRGAFDITGLIGILYAVPLLFLLKDAPRTAAEIASPVAKPSVGTAITELFTNPSFILLVLYFTLPALAAWVVRDWMPAILQKEFNISQGKAGVSAALYWQGAALVSAIFGGWLADRWMRKTPRGRIYVSAIGMLCIIPALFGVGNAPSLGSFGLAIAALILFGIGWGFFDCNNMPILSQITRPELRATGYGIMNFVSMMCGGAADWGFGFMSDKGVPLNMIFGVFSCICILSVVLVLMIRPREQVGPRA; encoded by the coding sequence ATGGATCCCCGACCCAGTTCCGTCTCACGCACCGCCTGGCTGATCGTCGGCCTGCTCTTCCCCGTGGCGCTGCTGAACTACCTGGACCGGCAGATGATCGCCTCGATGAAGTCTTCGGTGATGGGAGAGATCACGGACATCGGCAGTGAGGAAAACTGGGGCCACATGCTGGCCTCCTTCAAATGGGTGTATGCCATCTTCAGTCCCATTGGCGGATACATCGCCGACCGCTTCAGCCGCAAATATACCATCTGCGGCAGCCTCTTCATCTGGTCCCTCATCACTTATCTGACCGGTCATGTGACCAGCTTTCAGGAGCTGTACTGGGCCCGCACCGCCATGGGCGTCAGCGAGGCATTTTACATTCCGGCAGCGCTGGCGCTGATCGCCGATTTCCATACCGGACCCACACGTTCACGGGCCGTGGGTGTACATCAGATGGGCATTTACTGCGGTGTCATGGTGGGCGGCTTTGCAGGCTATGCGGCGGACTGGCCGGACTTTGGCTGGCGCGGTGCCTTTGATATCACCGGCCTCATCGGCATTTTATATGCGGTGCCTTTGCTGTTCCTGCTGAAGGATGCCCCACGCACCGCAGCGGAGATCGCCAGCCCTGTGGCCAAACCATCGGTCGGCACCGCCATCACGGAGCTGTTTACGAATCCTTCCTTCATCCTCCTGGTCCTATACTTCACCCTCCCTGCCCTGGCGGCCTGGGTGGTGCGTGACTGGATGCCAGCCATCTTGCAGAAGGAATTCAACATCAGCCAGGGAAAGGCGGGCGTCTCAGCCGCGCTTTACTGGCAGGGTGCCGCCCTGGTGTCCGCTATTTTTGGCGGCTGGCTGGCGGACCGTTGGATGCGGAAGACACCGCGCGGCCGCATCTATGTGAGTGCTATCGGCATGCTCTGCATCATCCCGGCGCTTTTCGGTGTGGGCAATGCGCCATCGCTGGGCTCGTTCGGTCTGGCCATCGCCGCGCTGATCCTCTTCGGCATCGGCTGGGGGTTCTTCGATTGCAACAACATGCCCATCCTTTCCCAGATCACCCGGCCGGAGCTGCGGGCCACGGGTTATGGCATCATGAACTTTGTCAGCATGATGTGCGGCGGCGCGGCGGACTGGGGTTTCGGCTTCATGTCGGATAAAGGCGTGCCGTTGAACATGATCTTCGGCGTCTTTTCCTGCATCTGCATCCTGTCGGTAGTGCTGGTCCTCATGATCCGCCCCCGCGAACAAGTGGGGCCTCGGGCTTGA
- a CDS encoding MFS transporter, giving the protein MNPATTSLEEAAVYRKVTWRLIPLLFTCYILAYIDRVNVGFAKLSLKAEPWFSDAVFATGAGIFFLGYFFFEVPGNIILHRVGARLWIARIMIGWGLMSGLMALSDSAASFYTLRFLLGVAEAGFFPGIILYLTYWYPRRLRARMVALFMTAIAMSGVIGGPLSGWLLKISDGWHGLAAWQWLFILEAIPTVLLGVAVPFLLADRPAKARWLTEAEKALLEGNLEADEKTKASEGHQAHRALDAFKSGKVWLCCAIYFGAIVGLYGTSFWLPQIIKDKLTQDDWQVGLYSAFPWGCAAIGMVLVGRHSDRTGERRWHIGISALVAAVAFVISGLPGLPPLAVLGVLAIAITGVMSTISCFWALPTAILSGTAAAAGIAWINSVGNLAGYLSPEMIAWLKERYDLQAALNGVGIALAIAGLLVIFGTRDPVTVQAPKV; this is encoded by the coding sequence ATGAATCCAGCCACGACCAGCCTCGAAGAAGCCGCCGTTTACCGCAAGGTCACCTGGAGGCTGATTCCGCTGCTCTTCACCTGCTACATCCTGGCCTACATTGACCGGGTGAATGTGGGCTTTGCCAAGCTGTCCCTGAAGGCGGAGCCGTGGTTCAGTGATGCGGTCTTTGCCACCGGGGCGGGCATTTTTTTCCTGGGGTATTTTTTCTTTGAGGTGCCGGGGAACATCATTCTGCACCGGGTGGGAGCGCGGCTGTGGATCGCCCGCATCATGATCGGCTGGGGGCTGATGTCAGGTCTGATGGCGCTGAGTGACAGCGCGGCCTCGTTTTATACACTGCGCTTTTTGTTAGGCGTGGCGGAGGCGGGTTTCTTTCCCGGCATCATTCTTTACCTCACCTACTGGTATCCGCGCCGGTTGCGGGCGCGCATGGTGGCGCTGTTCATGACTGCCATCGCCATGTCCGGCGTCATCGGCGGTCCGCTTTCGGGATGGCTGCTGAAGATTTCGGATGGCTGGCACGGGCTCGCCGCCTGGCAGTGGCTGTTTATTCTGGAGGCGATTCCCACTGTTTTGTTAGGCGTGGCCGTGCCGTTTCTGCTGGCCGACCGCCCGGCCAAGGCCAGGTGGCTGACCGAGGCTGAAAAGGCTCTGCTGGAAGGAAATCTGGAGGCCGATGAAAAGACGAAGGCCTCCGAAGGACATCAGGCCCATCGTGCGCTGGACGCCTTCAAGTCGGGCAAGGTGTGGCTTTGCTGCGCCATCTATTTCGGGGCCATCGTCGGGCTTTATGGCACCTCCTTCTGGCTGCCCCAGATCATCAAGGACAAGCTGACGCAGGATGACTGGCAGGTGGGCCTTTATTCCGCCTTTCCCTGGGGATGTGCGGCCATTGGCATGGTGCTGGTGGGGCGGCACAGTGACCGCACCGGCGAGCGCCGCTGGCACATCGGCATCTCCGCTCTGGTCGCTGCGGTGGCCTTTGTCATCAGTGGTCTGCCGGGTCTGCCACCTTTGGCAGTGCTGGGCGTCCTGGCCATCGCCATCACGGGGGTGATGAGCACGATCTCCTGCTTCTGGGCTCTGCCCACGGCCATCCTTTCCGGCACGGCGGCAGCGGCGGGCATCGCCTGGATCAATTCAGTGGGCAACCTTGCCGGTTACCTCAGCCCGGAAATGATCGCCTGGTTAAAGGAGCGTTATGATTTGCAGGCCGCCCTCAATGGGGTGGGCATCGCGCTGGCCATCGCCGGACTGCTGGTGATCTTTGGCACCCGGGATCCGGTCACGGTTCAGGCACCCAAGGTCTGA
- a CDS encoding sugar isomerase domain-containing protein: MTPAELYLDCSAALLDRVRAQLPAIRETADLFAKTILAGQMVHVFGSGHSRILVEEMWPRYGSFPGFNPIVELSLTFHNLVVGANGQRQAMFLENVSGLAARILRNFDLKAGDSALVVSSSGCNVVPVEMAEEFQRRGVKVVALISKDHAEASTTRHPGGKKLQDFADIVLDTGAPIGDAMVKIEGLETPVAPGSTVGGCLLVNAVKAEVAQRLTQAGQPPKVLTAGVLVGPEKATALFEAAYDEHARRLAPYYQTLGA; encoded by the coding sequence ATGACACCTGCTGAACTTTATCTTGATTGCTCTGCGGCCCTTCTTGACCGCGTCCGCGCCCAGCTCCCGGCCATCCGGGAGACGGCGGACCTGTTTGCCAAAACCATCCTGGCCGGGCAGATGGTGCATGTGTTTGGCTCCGGGCACAGCCGCATCCTGGTGGAGGAGATGTGGCCACGGTATGGCTCGTTTCCAGGGTTCAATCCGATTGTGGAGCTGAGCCTGACATTTCATAACCTCGTCGTCGGTGCCAACGGTCAGCGGCAGGCCATGTTCCTGGAAAACGTCAGCGGACTGGCCGCCCGCATCCTGCGAAACTTCGACCTGAAAGCCGGAGACAGCGCGCTGGTGGTTTCATCCAGCGGCTGCAACGTCGTGCCCGTGGAGATGGCGGAGGAGTTTCAGCGGCGCGGGGTGAAAGTAGTGGCGCTGATTTCCAAAGACCATGCGGAGGCCAGCACCACACGGCATCCGGGCGGCAAGAAGCTCCAGGACTTTGCCGACATCGTCCTGGATACCGGTGCGCCGATTGGAGATGCGATGGTGAAGATCGAAGGTCTGGAAACTCCCGTGGCACCTGGCAGCACCGTCGGCGGCTGCCTTCTGGTGAATGCGGTGAAAGCGGAAGTCGCCCAGCGTCTGACTCAGGCAGGCCAGCCCCCGAAAGTGCTGACCGCAGGCGTATTGGTGGGACCGGAAAAGGCCACCGCTCTTTTTGAAGCCGCCTATGATGAGCACGCGCGGCGGCTGGCCCCGTATTATCAGACCTTGGGTGCCTGA
- the acs gene encoding acetate--CoA ligase: MTENRVFKPSAEFSKKARVGSMAEYRRMYEESIKHPDKFFGREAKELTWQKPYTKVMEWKCPNAKWFLGGKLNVSENCLDRHLVGPNKTKAALIWEGEPGEKRVLTYQQLHREVCRFANVLKRNKVKKGDRVMIYLPMIPEAAIAMLACTRIGAIHSVVFGGFSAESIKDRVIDCGAKIVITSDGGYRRGAVVPLKKNVDDALKGNDTPVETVIVFRRTGQDVHIEQGRDVWWHRELEYVDAHCAAAVMDSESPLFILYTSGSTGKPKGILHSTAGYLLHAQMTCKYVFDLRDDDVYWCTADVGWVTGHSYMVYGPLSLGATSLMYEGAPNWPENDRFWRIIEEYAVTVFYTAPTAIRAFMKWGDEWLKKHDLSSLRLLGTVGEPINPEAWMWYHTQVGSSKCPIVDTWWQTETGGHMITPIPGATPTKPGTATLPFFGVDVGIVDDLGQEVGKDEQGKLVIRKPWPSMLRGIWGDKKRYQETYWNDFDGWYFAGDGARRDKDGYIWIIGRIDDVLNVAGHRLGTAEVESALVSHPSVAEAAVVGRPDEMKGQGVVCFVTVKEGIATGRDLADELKKHVRKVIGPVATPDEVRFAAALPKTRSGKIMRRLLKQIAAGEVIKGDTTTLEDLSVIAQLAASGED; this comes from the coding sequence ATGACGGAAAACCGCGTGTTCAAACCCAGCGCAGAATTTTCCAAAAAGGCCCGCGTTGGCAGCATGGCGGAATACCGCCGGATGTATGAGGAATCCATCAAGCACCCGGACAAGTTCTTCGGCCGCGAAGCCAAGGAGCTCACCTGGCAGAAGCCTTACACCAAGGTCATGGAGTGGAAGTGCCCGAACGCGAAATGGTTCCTCGGCGGCAAACTCAACGTCAGCGAAAACTGCCTGGACCGCCACCTCGTGGGGCCTAACAAGACCAAGGCCGCCCTCATCTGGGAAGGCGAGCCCGGGGAAAAACGCGTGCTCACTTATCAGCAGCTCCATCGTGAGGTCTGCCGCTTCGCCAATGTGCTGAAGCGCAACAAGGTCAAAAAGGGAGACCGCGTGATGATCTACCTGCCGATGATCCCGGAGGCCGCCATCGCCATGCTGGCCTGTACCCGCATCGGTGCCATTCACAGTGTGGTCTTCGGCGGATTCAGCGCGGAAAGCATCAAGGACCGCGTCATTGACTGCGGGGCCAAAATTGTCATCACCTCCGATGGCGGCTACCGCCGCGGTGCAGTCGTCCCCCTCAAGAAGAATGTGGACGATGCCCTCAAGGGCAACGACACCCCGGTAGAGACCGTCATCGTCTTCCGCCGCACCGGCCAGGATGTGCACATCGAGCAGGGCCGCGACGTCTGGTGGCACCGCGAGCTGGAATACGTGGACGCGCATTGCGCCGCCGCCGTGATGGACTCCGAGTCCCCTCTCTTCATCCTTTATACCAGCGGCAGCACCGGCAAGCCCAAAGGCATCCTGCACAGCACCGCCGGCTACCTGCTGCACGCCCAAATGACCTGCAAATACGTCTTCGACCTGCGCGATGACGATGTTTACTGGTGCACCGCCGATGTCGGCTGGGTCACCGGTCACAGCTACATGGTCTATGGTCCCCTCTCCCTCGGTGCCACCTCCCTCATGTATGAAGGCGCACCGAACTGGCCGGAAAACGACCGTTTCTGGAGGATCATCGAAGAATACGCCGTCACCGTGTTCTACACCGCCCCTACCGCCATCCGCGCCTTTATGAAGTGGGGTGATGAGTGGCTGAAAAAGCACGATCTTTCCAGCCTGCGCCTGCTTGGCACCGTGGGTGAGCCGATCAACCCTGAAGCCTGGATGTGGTACCACACCCAGGTGGGTAGCAGCAAGTGCCCCATCGTGGACACCTGGTGGCAGACCGAAACCGGCGGCCACATGATCACCCCCATCCCGGGAGCTACGCCGACCAAACCCGGCACCGCCACCCTGCCCTTCTTCGGCGTGGATGTCGGCATCGTGGACGATCTCGGCCAGGAAGTCGGCAAGGATGAACAGGGCAAGCTCGTCATCCGCAAACCGTGGCCCTCCATGCTGCGAGGCATCTGGGGCGATAAAAAACGCTATCAGGAAACTTACTGGAACGACTTTGACGGCTGGTATTTCGCCGGTGACGGAGCCCGCCGTGACAAGGACGGTTACATCTGGATCATTGGCCGCATTGATGACGTCCTCAACGTCGCCGGTCACCGCCTCGGCACTGCCGAAGTGGAAAGCGCCCTCGTCTCTCACCCTTCCGTCGCTGAGGCTGCCGTTGTCGGCCGTCCGGATGAAATGAAGGGCCAGGGCGTCGTCTGCTTCGTCACCGTCAAAGAAGGCATCGCCACCGGTCGCGACCTCGCCGACGAGCTCAAGAAGCACGTCCGCAAAGTCATCGGCCCCGTGGCCACACCGGATGAAGTTCGTTTCGCCGCCGCCCTGCCGAAGACCCGCTCCGGCAAGATCATGCGCCGCCTGCTCAAGCAGATCGCCGCAGGCGAAGTCATCAAGGGGGACACCACCACCCTGGAAGACCTCAGCGTCATCGCCCAGCTTGCCGCCAGCGGAGAAGATTAA
- a CDS encoding aspartate-semialdehyde dehydrogenase — MSNLKHVAVVGATGAVGAEMLRCLEQRHFPVGQLTLLASARSAGKTLKFKGEDVVIKELTPDSFAGVDIALFSAGGGISRDFAPHAVKAGAVVVDNSSYFRMDPTVPLVVPEINAEDVKGHQGIIANPNCTTAISLMALHPLHQAFGVKRIFASSYQAVSGTGAQAIEELANQSREWAAENRAWDAAKLDSKPHVYPHQIAFNAIPHVDSFLENGYTKEEMKMENEGRKIMHHPDFRASVTCVRIPVFRSHSISISAEFEKPVDLAVAREVLSKAPGLDVLDDPANKVYPLALDIAGRDNCAVGRLRLDCALGNGLSFWVVGDQLLKGAALNAVQIAECL, encoded by the coding sequence ATGAGCAACCTCAAGCACGTCGCAGTCGTCGGCGCCACCGGAGCGGTGGGTGCGGAAATGTTGCGCTGTCTCGAACAGCGTCACTTCCCAGTCGGCCAACTTACCCTTCTCGCCAGCGCACGCAGTGCAGGCAAGACGTTGAAATTCAAGGGTGAAGACGTGGTCATTAAAGAACTGACACCGGACAGCTTTGCTGGGGTGGACATCGCACTGTTCAGCGCCGGTGGCGGCATCTCGCGTGATTTTGCCCCGCATGCCGTGAAGGCCGGTGCGGTGGTGGTGGACAATTCTTCCTATTTCCGCATGGACCCGACGGTGCCCCTCGTGGTGCCTGAAATCAATGCGGAGGACGTGAAGGGCCACCAGGGCATCATCGCGAATCCCAACTGCACCACCGCTATCTCCCTGATGGCGCTGCATCCGCTGCACCAGGCCTTCGGTGTGAAGCGCATCTTTGCCTCCAGCTATCAGGCCGTGTCCGGCACGGGAGCGCAGGCCATCGAAGAACTGGCCAACCAGAGCCGCGAATGGGCTGCAGAAAACCGCGCCTGGGATGCTGCCAAGCTGGACTCCAAGCCGCATGTGTATCCGCACCAGATCGCCTTCAATGCGATCCCGCATGTGGATTCCTTCCTGGAAAACGGCTACACGAAAGAGGAGATGAAGATGGAAAACGAGGGGCGCAAGATCATGCACCACCCGGATTTCCGTGCCTCCGTCACCTGCGTGCGCATCCCCGTCTTCCGCAGCCACAGCATCTCCATCAGCGCCGAGTTTGAGAAGCCGGTGGACCTCGCTGTCGCTCGCGAAGTGCTGTCCAAAGCCCCTGGCCTGGACGTGCTGGATGATCCTGCCAACAAAGTGTATCCGCTGGCCCTCGACATCGCCGGACGCGACAACTGCGCCGTAGGCCGTCTGCGTCTGGACTGCGCTCTGGGCAATGGCCTGAGCTTCTGGGTGGTGGGTGACCAGCTCCTGAAAGGCGCAGCGCTGAATGCGGTGCAGATCGCCGAGTGTCTGTAA
- a CDS encoding platelet-activating factor acetylhydrolase IB subunit, with protein sequence MKLTAFATATLFALSLAAHAQTSAPAAKAPTTAPAAALPVQPPDVPAIKVGPDGKPNASFMAAHDRFVKIAQAGDVDLLFLGDSITAGWGRQRAIWEKSFGPYKPANFGIGGDRTQHVLWRILNGELDGAIKPKGVVLMIGTNNSATDSAEGIAKGVTLIVETIRAKQPQAKILLLAVFPRGEKAEANDRRVKLKEVNAIIAKLDDGKNVHYLDIGDKFLQADGTLTKEIMPDFLHLSAAGYQIWADAITPKLTELMK encoded by the coding sequence ATGAAATTAACCGCCTTCGCTACCGCCACGCTTTTTGCACTCTCCCTTGCCGCTCATGCGCAGACATCTGCTCCCGCGGCCAAGGCTCCAACAACGGCCCCGGCTGCAGCGCTGCCTGTTCAGCCACCTGATGTGCCTGCCATCAAGGTAGGGCCTGATGGCAAGCCGAATGCCAGTTTCATGGCCGCCCATGACCGCTTTGTCAAAATTGCCCAGGCAGGCGATGTGGATCTGCTTTTCCTGGGAGACTCCATCACCGCTGGCTGGGGCAGGCAAAGAGCCATCTGGGAAAAATCCTTCGGCCCTTACAAACCGGCAAACTTTGGCATCGGTGGAGACCGTACCCAGCATGTCCTCTGGCGCATCCTCAATGGTGAACTTGATGGTGCCATCAAGCCTAAAGGTGTGGTCCTCATGATCGGCACCAACAACTCCGCGACTGATAGCGCAGAAGGCATCGCCAAAGGCGTCACCCTCATCGTCGAAACCATCCGTGCTAAGCAGCCGCAGGCCAAGATCTTGCTGCTCGCCGTTTTCCCACGGGGTGAAAAAGCGGAGGCCAATGATCGCCGAGTGAAGCTGAAGGAAGTCAATGCCATCATCGCCAAACTGGATGACGGCAAGAACGTCCACTACCTGGACATCGGTGATAAATTCCTCCAGGCCGATGGCACCCTCACCAAAGAAATCATGCCTGATTTCCTCCACCTGTCCGCAGCCGGTTACCAGATCTGGGCCGATGCCATCACACCCAAGCTGACTGAGCTGATGAAGTAA